From the genome of Triticum aestivum cultivar Chinese Spring chromosome 3B, IWGSC CS RefSeq v2.1, whole genome shotgun sequence, one region includes:
- the LOC123065996 gene encoding septin and tuftelin-interacting protein 1 homolog 1-like, which translates to MAILEPTIHVPTLLLDGSDSGENKPSDLSGSFVFPSRAVANMMRRWNYQEGSGLGAQGQGIVVPIQAGGGRARRRPKAGLGYREKPYDNGLDVPPPPPLEECRELEDALRALRLEAECREKILVLLRDMRLQEPDNNVETADALTAIVGSKKKKGRHGKRVPGTLKSRLPSSATSYIIEQVITPRMAVDVREWIPSWDPDCHDWLRPLIPLIGHLPESLYGAVESKIGGGDYEVVSPWKEYLSPAQWDTFSKRHILPKLALLVRGMRITPPKQTDSSFRAVMLWAPLLHAQDVVSILEAEQFFDKWEGALEHWLQAGAAKPSFGEATAWCAGWKKLFTPELLANKRVLAHLEAGLDIVDRAMQDLDGLF; encoded by the coding sequence ATGGCGATACTAGAGCCCACCATCCACGTCCCTACACTGCTGCTCGACGGGAGCGACTCCGGCGAAAACAAGCCATCCGATCTGTCCGGCAGCTTCGTGTTCCCCAGCCGGGCGGTGGCGAACATGATGCGGCGATGGAACTACCAGGAGGGCTCAGGCCTCGGCGCGCAGGGGCAAGGGATCGTCGTGCCCATACAAGCCGGCGGCGGGCGGGCGCGGCGCCGTCCAAAGGCGGGGCTCGGCTACCGCGAGAAACCCTACGACAATGGTCTcgacgtgccgccgccgccgcccctggaaGAGTGTCGTGAGTTGGAGGATGCTTTACGGGCTCTGCGGCTTGAAGCGGAGTGCCGCGAGAAGATCCTCGTGCTGCTACGTGACATGAGGCTTCAAGAGCCCGACAACAACGTGGAGACGGCGGATGCGCTGACGGCCATCGTCgggtccaagaagaagaaggggcgcCACGGGAAGCGCGTGCCAGGGACGCTGAAATCCCGGTTGCCTTCCTCCGCCACGAGCTACATAATCGAGCAGGTGATCACGCCGAGGATGGCCGTCGACGTGCGAGAGTGGATCCCGTCATGGGACCCGGACTGCCACGACTGGCTACGCCCGCTGATCCCCCTCATCGGCCACTTGCCGGAGAGCCTCTACGGCGCCGTGGAGAGCAAGATCGGCGGCGGCGACTACGAGGTCGTCTCTCCATGGAAGGAGTACCTTAGCCCGGCGCAGTGGGACACCTTCAGCAAGCGTCACATCCTGCCGAAGCTGGCATTGTTGGTACGGGGGATGAGGATCACGCCGCCCAAGCAAACCGACTCTTCGTTCCGGGCCGTGATGCTGTGGGCGCCTCTCCTGCACGCTCAAGACGTCGTGTCGATCTTGGAGGCCGAGCAGTTTTTCGATAAATGGGAAGGCGCGCTGGAACACTGGTTGCAGGCAGGGGCGGCGAAGCCCTCGTTTGGAGAGGCCACCGCGTGGtgcgccggctggaagaagctgttCACGCCGGAGCTGCTCGCCAACAAACGCGTGCTCGCACACCTCGAAGCTGGCCTTGACATTGTCGATCGTGCAATGCAAGACCTGGATGGTCTGTTTTAG